GTCCCGGTCATTCCCGAACTCCTTCGGGCCAAGGTCAGCGTCTTCACCGAGTTGTACCGGTCGACGCGCGAAGCGGAGCGGCTCAACCGCGAACTCGAACAGCGCGTCGCCGAGCGGACCGCCGAACTGGAAGCGTCGTCCCTCAAGCTCGCCGAGCTTGCCGACAAGCTGCGCGAGGCGGACCGCCGCAAGGACGAGTTCCTGGCGCTGCTCGCGCACGAGCTGCGGAATCCGCTGGCACCGGTCCGCAACGCCGTGAGCATCATGCATCTCAAGGGCTCACTCGATCCCGATCTTCAGTGGTGTCGCGACGTGATCGAGCGGCAGGCAAACCAGCTGACGCGCCTGGTCGACGATCTCCTCGATGTGTCGCGGATCACGCAGGGGAAGATCAAGCTGCGGCTCGAACCGGTCGACCTTGCCGACGTGGTCCGAGCGGCCGTGGAGATGAGCCGGCCGGTGATCGACGCGCAGCATCACACGCTCTCGGTGGCGCTTCCGGAGCATCCGGTCCTGGTCAACGGTGATCAGGCGCGGCTGACACAGGTGATTGCCAACCTCCTCAACAACGCCGCGAAGTATCAGGCCGACGGGGGACGCATCGACCTGGTGGTCAACGCCGAGCCGGGGCTCGCGGTGATCTCGGTGAAGGACCGGGGGATCGGGATCGCGCCGGCGGTGCAGACGCAGATCTTCGAGCTGTTCGCTCAGGGCGAACGCCCGGCAGACCGCCAGCAGGGCGGACTTGGTGTCGGCCTCTCGCTGGTCAAGACGTTGGTGGAGATGCATGGCGGGAGCGTACGTGCGGCGAGCCGCGGCCTCGGACGCGGCAGCGAGTTCACCATCGCGCTGCCGCGGCTCGCAGAAGCCGCCGAGCGACCGGGGCGCGAGAGTGCCGGGGCGCCGGAAGCGGCGGGGCAGCACCACATTCTTGTCGTCGATGACAATCGTGACGCGGCAGATTCGCTCGCCATGCTGCTGCGACTCGACGGGCACCAGGTCACCGTGGCACACGACGGACACCGGGCGCTTGAGCTCGCGCGGCAGGAGCGTCCGGCGATCGTCCTGCTCGACATCGGACTCCCGGGAATGGATGGGTACGAGGTCTGCCGGCAGGTGCGGCAGGAACAGCTTGGTGTCGGGTTGATCGTCGCGATGACCGGCTACGGCCAGGAACGGGACAAGCAGCGGGCGCGCGACGCCGGTTTTGATGCGCACACCGTCAAGCCGGTCGACGTCTCCGAACTCAAGCGCCTGCTGGGCGGCGCGCCAGGCGGATTGCAGCGCGCCTGACCCCGGAGTCGGTTATGTTGGGCGTTCCTCTCCTCACCCATCGGGGATCGCCCACTCGGTGACCGCGTTCGAGCTCAGCGGATTGATTCTTGGCGGGGCCTTCCTCGCCGGCCTTCTCGGTTCGTTGACCGGTCTCGGCGGCGGCATGGTGATCGTTCCGCTGCTCACCATCGGATTCGGCGTCGACCTCCACTACGCCATCGGCGCGTCGCTCATCAGTGTCATCGCCACCTCTTCCGGCGCAGCTGCGGCCTACGTCAAGGAGGGGTACACCAACATCCGACTCGGCATGCTCCTCGAAATCGCCACCACGACCGGCGCGCTGGGCGGAGCATTCCTCGCCGGGGTGATTTCCACGTCGGTGATCGCCTACCTCTTCGCCGGGATGCTGGTCTTTTCGGCCTATCTCTCGGCGCGCCCGCGAGTCGAGCACATCAGCGTGGAGCGATCGGATCCCTGGGCCGAACCGTTGCGATTGACGTCGACCTACCCGACAGCATCCGGGCTGCAGCAATACGGTGTCACGCACGTGCCGGTCGGTTTCGGGCTGATGTTCATCGCCGGGATTCTCTCGGGTCTCCTCGGCATCGGATCGGGAGCGCTCAAGGTGCTCGCGATGGACAACGCGATGCGCTTGCCGTTCAAGGTGTCGACCACGACGAGCAATTTCATGATCGGTGTCACCGCGGCGGCGAGCGCCGGGGTCTATCTCCGCCGCGGGTACGTCGATCCCGCGCTCTCCTTTCCCGTGATGCTCGGCGTCCTCGCCGGTGCACTCCTCGGCGCACGGCTGTTGAGCCACATCCACACCCGGCGGTTGCGGCAGATTTTTGCGGTCGTCATTCTCGCCCTTGCCATCGAGATGGTGTACAAGGCCTCGAGCGGGAGGATCTGACGATGCGACGCTTGTCAGACGATGAGGTCGAACAGGCGGTCGGCAACCTGCTGCGGGGCGGCGTCGTCGTCGCGGCGGTCGTGACGATCGCCGGCGCGGCGGCATACCTCACCCGGCACGGTCGCGACGTGGTGGATTACACAGCGTTCCGAGGCCCCGTGGACGGACTGAATTCCGTCGGAGGGATCGTCGGGCACGCACTGGCTGGGGAGACGACCGCGATCATTCAACTGGGGTTGCTGCTGCTGATCGCGACCCCGGTCGCACGGGTGGCACTTTCGCTGATCGGCTTCATCCGGCAATCGGACCGCACCTACGTCGCCCTGACGGCGGTCGTCCTGGCGATTCTGGCGTTTTCGCTCGCCGGCGGCCGGTTCTAACACCGGTCCGTGTCACCCGCTGCCCCCGGTCGGACCGGACAGGTAGCTTTCAGTATCGCCTCACCACTCTACATCGGAGTTCCTGATGCGCTCGATCACTCGAGCAGCCGCGCTGCTGCTGTCATGCGTGTTTGCGAATCGGCTCGCCGCCCAGTCGCCCGACGCGGCTCCAGCGAAGCCTGCGGCGAAGACGTCGGGACGGTTCATCACGCCGGCCGACCTGAAGAGCTGGAACGCAATCCGCCAGAACGTCCTCTCGAATGACGGCAAGTGGTTTGCCTACGAAGTCGGGCCAGCCGACGGGAACGCCACGATCGTGGTCAAGCGGACGGCGGATTCGACCCACGACGACGTGCGGCGCGTGACCGGGAGCGGCGGCGGGTCGATTGCCATCTCCGGCGATTCGCACTGGCTCGGCTTCATTGCGGCGCCACCGAAGGCTGCTGTCACGGGCGGCGGCCGGCAGGGGCGCGGCCGTGGTGGAGTTCCTGCTGCGGGAGGAGCCGCCACGGATTCGACCGGGCCGACAAAACTCGTCCTGGTGAATCTCACCACCGGCGTCTCGAAGGAGTTCGACCGGATCCGGCGTTTTTCGTTCAATGCCGAAGATGCGTCGTGGATGGTGATGCAGGACGCGGCTGCGGGCGGTGGCGGTGGCGGCCGCGGTACCATCGCGGGGGGGCGTGGTGCTGGGGCGCCTGCGGGTGCCGAAGGGCAGGCAGGTGGCAACAGCGACCTGCTCCTCTACAACCTCACCACTGGCGAAACGTTCAACATGGGGCCGGTCGGTGAGTACGCTTTCGATCGCGACGGCACCTGGCTCGCCTACACGATGTCGACGCCCGATCGTGTCGGCAACGGCGTGCAGCTGCGGAACATGAAGAGCGGCGTCTCCAAGTCGCTCGAAAGCGCGCCGCTCATCTACTCGCATCTCGCCTGGGTCGATTCGTCCGCAGGGCTGAGCGTGATGCGCGGCAAGCTCGACTCGCTGACGCGTGACACCGTCTTTTCGATCGAGGCGTTCACCGGGTTCGGCGCCGAGGGCCCGTCACGGCAGATCGTCTTCGATCCGGCGGGGCGGAAGGACTTCCCGACCGGCTGGAAGCTCGCCTCCGAGCGCGCGCCGCGATACGCGACCGGCCTCGGCACCGTCTTCTTTGGTGTGCGGGAAGCACCGAAGATTCCTCGTGGTGCAGCGACAGGCGGGCGCGGAGGCGAGACTGCGACCGGCGCACCGGGAGCCGGCGGTGCAGGCGCGATCGCACCGGGAGCGCGCGGTGCCGCGGCCGCGGCAGGGAACGATTCGATTCCATCGCTGATCCTCTGGCACTACAAGGATCCGCGCCTCCAGTCGCAGCAGATCGTGCAGGAGCAGCAGGATCGCGCCTTCAACTATCTCGCCGAGTATCGCGTGGCGGACAACCGCTTCGTCCAGCTCGCGGACGACTCGATTCGCTCGGTGACGGTGACCAACGGCGACCGGTTCGCGTACGGCGTCAACACGGCACCATACGAGGAACGCGCCAGTTACACCGGCCGTACTTTCGAGGATGTCTACACCGTCGACCTCGCAACCGGCACCCGCAAGCTGGTCCAGCGGAAGAAGCCGACTGGTCAGATGACGGGATCGCCTGACGGACAGCGGCTCCTCTACTGGGGTCGGGATGCCAACTGGTGGGTGCTCGACTTGTCGACCCTCGACAGCACGGTGATCACCCGCGGCGTGCCGACGTCGTTCGTCAACAGCGATGACGATCACAACAACCTCACGCCGCCGGCTGCGCGCTCATTCGGCTGGAGCAACGACGGGAAGTACGTGCTCCTCTCGGACAACTGGGATGTCTGGAAGGTCGCGACCCACCCCGGGACGCCCGCGGTGAATCTCACCGGCAACGGAAAGCACGATCAGATCCGGTATCAGACGGTTTACCGCTTCGACCCGACGCGCCCGGCCGGCGCTCCGGCGTCTGCACGTGCCGGCCGCGGCGCGAACCCGGCAGATGGGATCGACCTCTCCCGGCCGCTCTACCTCGCGACGTACGGCGAATGGACCAAGAAGGAGGGGCTCTCACGCGTCGATCCTGATGCGGCGGGCGCGAAATCCCTCTTCTTCGATGACGCCAAGGTCGCGATCACCAAGGCGCGCGACGCCGACACCTACCTCTATACCCGGCAGACGTTTGCCCAGTATCCCGACTGGCACGTCTTCGGTCCGAATTTCACCGCAGGCTATCCGCTGACCGACGCCAATCCGCAGATGAAGGAGCTGGCGTGGTCGAGCGGAACGCGACTGGTGAACTACGTCAGCGCCAAGGGCGACAAGCTGCAGGGGGCGCTCTATCTCCCGGCGAACTATCAGCCGGGGAAGCAGTATCCGATGGTGGTCACGATTTACGAGAAGCGGTCGCAGGGGAAGAATGTCTTTGTGTCGCCGAGCGACACGCGGGCACCCGATCCGTCGCTGTACACCGATCGCGGCTATGTCGTCTTCGATCCGGACATTGTCTACAAGGTGAACGATCCAGGGATGTCGGCAGTGTGGTGCGTCGTGCCCGCGGTCAAGGCGGCGATCGCCACCGGGATCGTCGATCCGAAGCACGTCGGCCTCTGGGGGCATTCGTGGGGCGGCTACCAGACGGCGTTCCTGGTGACCCAGACCGACATCTTCGCGGCGGCGGTTGCCGGCGCACCGCTCACCAACATGGTCAGCATGTATGCGTCGATCTACTGGAACACCGGCGGATCCGACGCCGCGATCTTCGAATCGAGCCAGGGGCGATTCCGGGGGAATTTCCTGGAGAACTACGACGCGTACATTCGCAATTCGCCGGTCTTTCATGCAGACAAGGTCCATACGCCGCTGATGATCCTGCAGAACGATCGCGACGGGGCGGTCGATTTCAATCAGGGAGTGACCTACTACAACACCCTGCGGCAGCTTGGGAAGGAAGTCGTCTTCCTGGAATACGTCGGGGAGAACCACGGGCTGGCGAAGCCGGTCAACCAGCGCGACTACGCCGTCCGGATGGCGGAATTCTTCGATCACTATCTCAAGGGCGATCCGGCGCCTGACTGGCTCAAGAACGGTATCCCGCGGCTCAAGATGGAAGAGCACCTTCTTGCGAGGAAGGACTCATTGGCCAAGCTCCTCGACCCGCCGCCGGCGGTGACGGCAGCGACGGCACCGGGGGGACGCAGGTAGCCGCCTGAAACGCGGCGGTGATTGGCACATGTCGTGCGCGGAAAAGCGCCTATTTCACTCTCTTCGGGAGGCTCCATGAAGGTTCGCAGCTTGTGGTTGGCCGTTCTGCTCGCGTCACCTGCAGTCGCTGCCGCGCAGGGCGGGAGCCACGGCTCCGACGCCTACCTTGGCGTCCGGTTCGGCACCTTGGGTATTGGCGGGGAACTGTCCAAGCTCCTCACCAGTCACATCGGCGCACGCGTCGGCCTGAATTTCTTCAGCGCCAGCACGACGCAGACCGAGAAGGACATCAGCTATGACGCCTCACTGAAGCTGCAGGCGTTCACCGGTCTGATCGACCTCTACCCGGGGAATCGGGGGTCGTTCCATCTCACCGGGGGCGTCATGACGAGCCCGCTCAAGATCACGGCGACCGGCCAGGCGAACGGCAGCGATCAGTTTACGATCAATCATCACACCTATGACTCGGTTGGTGTCGGTACGCTGACCGCCACTGCAAAGTGGAAGACCCTTCCTTACGTCGGCCTCGGATTCGGCACCGCCGCCGGGAAGCACAGCGGGCTCAAGTTTGTCTTCGACTTGGGCGCCGGGATCGGCAAGCCAACCGTTCTGCTGAATGCAACAGGCAATGCTCCTGGGCTGCAGAACGACGTCCTAGCGCAGCAGGACACCACGCAGAAGAGCCTCAACAAGCTGGGCGTCTACCCGGTCCTCAATTTCGGACTGGTCTACCGCTTCTAGCCTCTAGTCGGGCGCCGATTTCAAGCGCGTCCAGGCAGTCTCGAATTCTGGTTCGCACCGGCAGCTGATCGCCGGTGCGAACGTGTTTTTGCCGGGGAAGCGATTCTCTGTCGTGGGACCGGCCTGTTGGCGGCTATCTTCCGCCACCGCAGTGACGTCGTGACCGGGAGGATATGTCGTGAGTGCGATCGCTGAGATCCCGATCGGTGCCATCAAGGAGGCGCGCCAGCGCATTTCCGGCATCGCCTATCGCACGCCGCTCCTTCCCGACCGCGATCACGCCGAACTCGTCCTCAAGCTCGAGAATCTCCAGCCGATCGGCTCCTTCAAGCTCCGCGGCGCCGCCAACGCGATGATGTCGGCGCCCCGCGAGTCACTTGCCGGGGGCGTCGTGACGGCGAGTGCCGGGAACATGGCGCAGGGGGTCGCGTGGTGCGCCCGTTCGCTCGGCGTTCCGTGTCGCGTGGTCGTTCCCGAAGGGGCCCCCGCCAACAAGATCGCCGCGATCCGCCGGCTCGGCGGCGAGGTCATCAGCGCGCCATTCGATAAATGGTGGCAGGCGATGCTCGACCACCGCTATCCCGGTGTCGACGGTGTCTTCATCCATCCGTTCGCTGACGCAGCAGTCATGGCTGGCAACGGGACGATCGGGCTCGAGATCCTCGAAGACGACCCCGACGTGGATGCGGTCCTGGTCCCGTGGGGCGGCGGCGGCCTCGCGTGCGGGATCGCGACGGCGGTCCGCGCCATCAACCCTGCCGTGAAGGTCTTCGCCGTCGAGGTCGAGGCGGCGGCCCCGCTCGCGGCGGCCTTTGCCCGAGGCGGCGCTGGCGACATCGAGCCGGTCCGGTCATTCGTCGACGGGATCGGCGGACGAAGTGTTGCGCCCGAAATGTGGCAACTCGCGCGCGAGCTTCTCGCGGGCGTCCTGATCGTGACGGCAGCCGACGTCGCCGCCGCGATCAAGGGGCTCGCCGAACGGAATCGGGTGGTGGCCGAGGGGGCGGGCGGTGCTGGAGTCGCCGCGGCACTCAAGGGAGTCCCCGGTGTGCGCCGGCCTGCCGCGATCGTGAGCGGCGGCAATATCGACCCGGAAAAGCTGGCGGTGATCCTGCGCGGCGGCGTGCCGTGAACCTGTCTACCCGAGGACACGATGGCATCTGACGAACGGTCGACGGTGGAGTTCCTCCCGCTCCCTCCCACGATGAAGCTGCCGTTTTCCGAAGCGGTGCGGGTCGGCAATCTCCTCTACCTCTCCGGCCAGATGGGAACCGACGCGACCGCCAAGCTGGTGTCGGGCGGTATCGAGGCGGAGACGCGGCAGATCCTGACCAACGTCCGCGCGGTGCTCGAGCGCCGGGGATTGGGGCTCGACGCCGTAGTGAAATGCACCGTGATGATGGCCGACATGAAGGAGTGGCCGGCGATGAACCAGGTCTATGTCGAATTCTTCAAGCCGCCGCTCCCGGCGCGGAGCGCCTTCGGTGCAAGCGGCCTGGCTCTCGGCGGCCGGGTCGAAATCGAGTGCATCGCGGTCTTCGATCGCTGAATGCGGACGCGCTATCTTTCCCGTGCTGCAGCCGAACTCACCATCGACTGGATTGGCAGATGACCACACCGACGAAGCACGTCTGGGACGACATCCCCCACGAACCCCTCTCGCCGCTCATCACCCGCAAGCTGGTCTACAACGACCGGTTGATGCTGGGCCAGGTCTTCCTGAAGACCGGCTCGATCGTTCCGGCGCACGAGCATCACAACGAACAGGCGACCTACATCCTCGAAGGATGCCTCCGTTTCTGGATCGGCGAGCATGCCGACCATCCGGGCGACGAGTACGTCGACATCCACGCCGGCGAAGTGCTGCTCATCCCCGGCGGCGTGCGGCACCGCGCCGAGGCGATCGAAGACACCCTCGACCTGGATGTATTTACCCCGCCGCGGCAGGACTGGATCGAAAAGACCGACGGATATCTGCGCGGAACGAAATAGCGTGGATTTCGGGATCAAGGGAAAAACTGCGCTGGTCTGCGGCGCGAGCCAGGGCATCGGTTTCTCGACTGCCGCGGCGCTCGCTGCGGAAGGCGCAACGGTCATCATCTGCTCGCGCAATGAAGGATCGCTGGAACGCGCGAAGAGCCGCCTGAATACCGGCGGCGCGACGATCGATGCGATTGCGGCGGACCTCAGCACCGAAGACGGCCTCAAGGGATTGGTCGACACGGTGCGCGAGCGTCATCGATCGGTGGACATCCTCGTGCCCAACACTGGCGGCCCCCCGACCGGCGCGACGCTCGACATCCCGTGGACCGCCTGGGAATCGGCGGCGACGCTGCTCCTGCGTAGCGCGGTCGAGCTCTGCCGCGCGTTCGTGCCGGGAATGCGAAGCCGGAAGTGGGGCCGCGTGATCGGCATCACGTCGCTTGCAGTGAAGCGGCCGGAACCAGCGCTGGCACTTTCCAATTCGTTGCGCGCCGCGGTCACCGGGTATTACCGCACCTTGGCCGAGGAGATCGGTGCCGACGGCGTCACCGTCAACACCGTGCTTCCCGGATTCACCGAAACCGAGCGGCTGCAGGCGCTGGCCGATGCCAATGCCAAGCGCACCGGTGCGAGCCACGACGCGATCTTCGATCAGTGGCGCGCGCAGTCTCCGCTCAAGCGTCTCGGCCGGCCCGAGGAAGTCGCAGCGATGATCGCCTTCCTCGCGTCCGATCACGCCGGATTCGTGACTGGCCAGGCGATTTGCGTCGACGGCGGCGCGGTCCGGCTGTTGTTGTAGCAGCGTCTCCCGCGTTGGCACCAGCAGTGCAGTCTCGTCCCAAGGAGTAGTGATGGCTCGGCTCACGGAAACGGAATGGATCTGGCGCGACGGCGAATTCATTCGATGGAAGGACGCGCAGGTGCACGTCCTGTCGCATTCGATGCAATTCGGTTCGTCGGTCTTCGAGGGGATTCGCTGCTACAAGACACCGCAAGGGCCGGCAATCTTCCGCCTGCAGGACCATCTGCAGCGGATGATGACGTCGTGCCGTGTCTACCGGATCGACCTGCAGTATGCCGTCGACGATCTCGTGACGGCGTGCTGCCAGGTCGTGGAGCGGAATCAGCTCGACTCATGCTACATCAGGCCGATGGTGGTGCGAGGCTACGGCGCTGCGGGGATGGTGCCGTTCGACTCGCCGGTCGAGATGTACGTTCCGTGCTGGCCGTGGGGTGCGTACCTGGGCGAAGGCGCGCTGGAGAACGGGATCGACGCGTGCGTCTCGAGCTGGCATCGGGTCGCACCCAATACGATTCCCGCCGCCGCGAAGATCGCGGGCAACTATCTCGGTGGACAGTTGATCAAGATGGAAGCGCTGGCCAACGGCTTTAGCGAAGCGATCGCCCTGGGGCCAGGCGGCATGTTGAGCGAAGGCTCCGGACAGAACGTCTTCATCGTGCACGGCGGCACGGTCTACACGCCGCCGATCGACGGGACGTTGCTGACCGGCGTCACGCGGTCAACCATCCTCACCCTCGCCAGTGAAGCCGGCATTCCGGTGCGGGAACAGCCGCTGGCGCGCGAGATGCTCTATGCCGCGGACGAAGTCTTCCTCACCGGGACGGCGTCGGAGGTGACGCCGGTGCGGAGCGTCGATCACATCGCGGTTGGATCGGGGAAGCGCGGGCCGGTCACCAAGCAGCTGCAGCGAGAATACCTCGATATCGCATCGGGAGCGCGCGAAGACCGGCACGGGTGGCTCACCAACGTGGGTGCAGAGGTGGCGGCGATCGCGAACAAGTAGTTCACGATCGCCGCCGGCGCGGCGTCAGTTCTTGACCAGCTCCACGCGGCGATTGTTCTGCCGCCCCTCGGGCGTGTCGTTCGACGCAATCGGCTTGCTCGCGCCGAACCCCGCCGACTTGAGCCGGCTCCCATCGATCTTGTAGTTGTCGACCAGGTATTGCCGCACCGACGCCGCCCGCTTTTCGGAGAGGGTCTGGTTGGTGGCGGCGGTACCGGTGTTATCGGTGTGTCCCTCGATAGTCAGCTTGAGATCGGCGTGCTGCGTCAGCATGTCACCGATAGCCTTGAGCGTCGGTGTTGATTCCCCGCGAATCCGGTCGGAACTGACGTCGAAGAGAATCCCCTGCGTGACGATCCGCCCGCTGGCGTTCAGCCCATCGTAGAGATCGCGGCCGCCGGCGGCGACGCGAAGCCCCGTAAGGAGGGCGCCGTTGTCGTCGGCGTTGGGAAGGGAGATGTGGATCTTGTCCTCGCGCGGGAAGACCAGACCATTGAGCTGGCCGACGCGGGTCGAATTGACGTACCCCTTGGCGTAGCCGCCGTCGACCATGAGGCGGCAGACCTCGAGGTCGTTCTCGCCGACCGGCACGTCCTGACCGGCTTCCTTCGGGCCATTCGGGCCGCGGCCCATGATCCGGCCATTCCCCTGGTCACATCGAAAGGTCAGCTCGCCGTCGTCGCCAAGCCGGAGATCGAGGCCGCTGCCGTTTCCGCCCGTCCGATGGAAGGTGAACTCGACCGTGAACCGCTGCGGCAGCACTTCCGGGAGCGAGACAGTCATGTCCCCTCCGGTCGTGGTGTGGAGATATTTCGTTCCCTTGATGTCGACCACCGTCACGTTCCCGCCAGTGATGTCTTCGTGGGTCGGCAGATCACCGACCTTGTCGGTCGAGAAATCGTCGAAGAAGAGAACGGTGTCGCCGGGAACGAAGTCGTAGTTGAGCCAGGCGCCCTTGCCCGGGGGATCGCTGCTCGCAGTGGCGTCGCCGGCGGTCACCGTCGCGCTGGCGGACTGGTCGGCGCTGGTCTTGTTGGCGGCCGATTGATCCTTGAGCGGTTTCCCCTTGGCATCGACGACGGTCACCTTCTTGCCGTCGGCGTGGGCCTTGTCGATGCAGTCCTGATCATTGACGGCGCAGTTGACCATGCTGTTGATCTTGGTCTGCGCGGCGTCGTTGACCGCGCCGCGGATCATGCCGCCGATCTGCGCCGACGCGGGAGCTGGTGCGGCAAGGAGCGCGAGGAGTGCCCCGGCAGAAAGAGCTGACAGTGCGAGCTTCATCGTGCGCCTCCGGATCGGTTGGTCGATGGATGTAAGCTAGCGGCGGCCGCGGAGTCGTCAACAAACACCGCAATCGGCGGCAAGCCGGCGCGGGCAGCCCGGGCGTTGAACGCCGGCACCTGCGTCGAGACAATTCGGTGCAGCTGGTCGAGCTGTACCTTGAGCTGGGCTGAGAGATCGGTAAAGATCGGGCCGATGTTGTTGGTCGGCCGGCCGCCACCGGATTCGACCGAGCCGAGAAGTGATGCGAGACGATTATTGAGCTTGATCGGGTAGTTCAGCGGGTCCTGCCCGCTCTGGTTCTTCACCTGGTAGATCGCTTCCTCAACATCGCTCAGTGAACGGGTCAGCGAGTCGGCCGCGGCCTTGACGGCGGGATCGGAAATCTTCGCCATCCGCTCGGCGATCTGTGACTTGAGTGCGCGGATCTGAACCACGGCGCCGTTTGCCTCGGAGACCTTGTCGCGAATCCGGATCGCCATCGCGAATTGCGCGGCGAGATCGGCGTCGGTTGCGTCGCGATGGAGCGGGTGCCGGAGGATCGTCAGCGGTTGCGTCTGGGACTTGCCATCGACCGTCAGGTGGACGGTGTAGCGGCCCGGCAGCGCCAGCGGTCCGCTGGTCGTCGCGCCCCAGAGAATCATTGCGGGGAAGGTGGCGGCCTCGGGATACCGGAGATCCCAATTGACCGCGTTGATCCCTTCGGTCACCGGAGCGCCCGCGGCGCGGCCCCGTCCGCGCCCACCTCCACCGCCACCACCGCCACCGCCAGCTGCGTCGCCGCGCCCGCCACCAAGCTCACCACCGCTCTTGCTGGTGAAGATCGTGTCGCCTTTCGCATCGGTGACCTGCACCGTCACCTGCTGGGCC
This is a stretch of genomic DNA from Gemmatimonadales bacterium. It encodes these proteins:
- a CDS encoding branched-chain amino acid transaminase, yielding MARLTETEWIWRDGEFIRWKDAQVHVLSHSMQFGSSVFEGIRCYKTPQGPAIFRLQDHLQRMMTSCRVYRIDLQYAVDDLVTACCQVVERNQLDSCYIRPMVVRGYGAAGMVPFDSPVEMYVPCWPWGAYLGEGALENGIDACVSSWHRVAPNTIPAAAKIAGNYLGGQLIKMEALANGFSEAIALGPGGMLSEGSGQNVFIVHGGTVYTPPIDGTLLTGVTRSTILTLASEAGIPVREQPLAREMLYAADEVFLTGTASEVTPVRSVDHIAVGSGKRGPVTKQLQREYLDIASGAREDRHGWLTNVGAEVAAIANK
- a CDS encoding OmpA family protein; its protein translation is MKLALSALSAGALLALLAAPAPASAQIGGMIRGAVNDAAQTKINSMVNCAVNDQDCIDKAHADGKKVTVVDAKGKPLKDQSAANKTSADQSASATVTAGDATASSDPPGKGAWLNYDFVPGDTVLFFDDFSTDKVGDLPTHEDITGGNVTVVDIKGTKYLHTTTGGDMTVSLPEVLPQRFTVEFTFHRTGGNGSGLDLRLGDDGELTFRCDQGNGRIMGRGPNGPKEAGQDVPVGENDLEVCRLMVDGGYAKGYVNSTRVGQLNGLVFPREDKIHISLPNADDNGALLTGLRVAAGGRDLYDGLNASGRIVTQGILFDVSSDRIRGESTPTLKAIGDMLTQHADLKLTIEGHTDNTGTAATNQTLSEKRAASVRQYLVDNYKIDGSRLKSAGFGASKPIASNDTPEGRQNNRRVELVKN